The following are encoded together in the Triticum dicoccoides isolate Atlit2015 ecotype Zavitan chromosome 6B, WEW_v2.0, whole genome shotgun sequence genome:
- the LOC119324289 gene encoding uncharacterized protein LOC119324289, translating to MGIAGLPSDILVEVTARIAGESTTPLDDIVSLRRSCKVFRDATAAREVGRCMAVDREWRLHWWDKERFLSVLGECAATGNPEASYILGLEEICNRRGKESGLQHLHRAMKHGHAVAAYTIGMIMLRDAYNPEGIEEAMGYLEGCSAARTKSKIKIASVRREAASVMRRLTMRRWRTAEPAAPCADPRCGEMETAEAWDEDDEQRRFCSRLCRWKHEYRKFVQRI from the exons ATGGGCATCGCCGGCCTCCCTTCTGACATCCTCGTGGAGGTGACTGCCAGAATCGCCGGGGAGTCAACGACGCCCCTCGACGACATCGTCAGCCTCAGGCGATC ATGCAAGGTGTTCCGCGACGCGACGGCGGCGAGGGAGGTGGGCCGGTGCATGGCGGTGGACAGGGAGTGGCGTCTGCACTGGTGGGACAAGGAGAGGTTCCTCTCGGTGCTCGGGGAGTGCGCGGCCACCGGCAACCCCGAAGCATCctacatcctcggcctg GAGGAGATCTGCAACCGTAGGGGAAAGGAGAGCGGGCTCCAGCACCTCCACCGTGCCATGAAGCACGGCCATGCCGTTGCGGCCTACACCATCGGCATGATTATGCTGCGCGACGCGTACAATCCCGAAGGTATCGAGGAGGCAATGGGATATCTGGAGGGATGCTCTGCAGCAAGAACAAAGAGCAAGATCAAGATTGCCTCCGTTCGCAGAGAGGCCGCTTCGGTCATGAGAAGGCTGACGATGCGCCGCTGGAGGACGGCCGAGCCTGCTGCGCCCTGCGCCGACCCGCGGTGCGGGGAGATGGAGACGGCGGAGGCCTGGGACGAGGACGACGAACAGAGGAGGTTCTGCAGCCGGCTGTGCAGATGGAAACATGAATACCGCAAATTTGTGCAGAGGATTTAA
- the LOC119320885 gene encoding pentatricopeptide repeat-containing protein At2g17140-like, with amino-acid sequence MSTSPSAAIPLLALLRRNAANPAAALRLFLDLSSPASPPPPHSTSFLSRLLAADPSGHPLLPRLLAHLLSLPDPAPHLFALLSAASASPRVPLDFSLSAFRSLRALPGPALRPPPTPVYNRLLLAALGESRLDLVESLYKDLLLSGAAPDVFTRNVLLQALCAAGRMDLARRVFDAMPARNDFSFGILARGYCRAGRSADALGVLDEMPRMNLVVCNTVVAGFCREGQVDQAERLVERMRAQGLAPNVVTFNGRISALCKAGRVLEAYMIFNDMQEALKPGLPRPDQVTFDVMLSGFCDAGMVDEARVLVDIMRCGGFLRKVESYNRWLSGLVRNGKIGEAQELLSEMAHEGVQPNSYTYNIIVDGLCKEGKSFDVRRVEDFVRSGVMTPDVVTYTSLLRAYCSKGNTVAANRILDEMAQKGCAPNLFTYNVLLESLWKAGRTTEVERLLERMGEKGYSLDTTSCNIIIDGLCRSSKLDMAMDIVDEMWNEGSLALGRLGSSFSSLASDSFLSKKCLPDRITYTTLMNALCKEGRFEEAKKRLLEMIAKDISPDSVIYDTFIHGYCKHGKTSSAIKVLRDMEKKGFNPSTRSYNLLIWGFQEKHMSDEILELMSEMKEKGISSNVMTYNSLIKSFCEQGMVNKAMPLLDEMLQNEIVPNVTSFGLLIKAFCKIADFSAAQRVFDVALSTCGQKEVLYCLMCAELSTYARWIEAKNILETALEMRISIQSFPYKQIIVGLCDVREADQAHSLLKLFIAKGYSFDPATFMPVIDVLSETGKKQDADILSEKMMEMADGNVGHATVSGVVTTGSRKHEHGKYAESDWHSLLHRDDSAHTVMKITNRVRTGWGQRGNIYEHKRQQDDDIYVLENSG; translated from the exons ATGTCCACCTCCCCCTCCGCCGCCATCCCCCTCCTCGCGCTCCTCCGCCgcaacgccgccaaccccgccgccgCGCTCCGCCTCTTCCTCGACCTCTCCTCCCCGGCCTCCCCTCCGCCGCCGCACTCCACCTCGTTCCTctcccgcctcctcgccgccgatcCCTCCGGccacccgctcctcccgcgcctcctcgCCCACCTCCTCTCCCTCCCGGACCCCGCCCCGCACCTCTTCGCGCTGCTCTCCGCCGCATCCGCCTCCCCGCGCGTCCCGCTCGACTTCTCCCTCTCCGCCTTCCGCTCCCTCCGCGCGCTCCCCGGCCCCGCGCTCCGCCCGCCGCCCACCCCCGTCTACaaccgcctcctcctcgccgcgcTCGGGGAGTCCCGCCTCGACCTCGTCGAGTCGCTCTACAAGGATCTCCTCCTCTCCGGCGCCGCCCCCGACGTCTTCACCCGCAACGTGCTGCTGCAGGCGCTCTGCGCCGCCGGCCGCATGGACCTCGCACGCAGGGTGTTCGACGCGATGCCCGCCAGGAACGACTTCAGCTTTGGGATCCTGGCGCGAGGATACTGCCGCGCGGGCAGGAGCGCCGATGCGCTCggggtgctcgacgaaatgccgagGATGAACCTGGTGGTCTGCAACACGGTGGTGGCGGGGTTCTGCCGGGAGGGCCAGGTGGACCAGGCCGAGAGGCTGGTGGAACGGATGCGGGCGCAGGGGCTCGCGCCCAATGTGGTCACGTTCAATGGCAGGATCTCTGCGCTCTGCAAGGCTGGCCGGGTGCTGGAGGCATACATGATATTCAATGATATGCAGGAGGCCCTGAAGCCGGGTCTGCCGAGGCCTGATCAGGTGACGTTTGATGTGATGCTCAGCGGTTTCTGTGATGCCGGGATGGTGGATGAGGCAAGGGTGCTGGTGGACATTATGAGATGTGGTGGGTTCCTGAGGAAGGTCGAGAGTTACAACCGCTGGTTGTCAGGATTGGTGAGGAATGGTAAGATCGGAGAGGCGCAAGAGTTGCTGAGCGAGATGGCTCATGAGGGTGTCCAGCCTAATAGCTATACATACAACATCATTGTTGATGGATTGTGTAAGGAGGGCAAATCGTTTGATGTAAGGAGAGTTGAGGATTTTGTGAGGAGTGGTGTGATGACACCAGATGTTGTGACTTATACTAGTTTGCTCCGTGCTTATTGCTCGAAGGGAAACACTGTCGCTGCCAACAGGATCCTTGATGAGATGGCGCAGAAGGGGTGTGCCCCAAATTTGTTCACCTACAATGTTTTGCTGGAGAGTTTGTGGAAAGCTGGTAGGACTACAGAGGTAGAAAGGTTGTTGGAGAGGATGGGTGAGAAAGGATATAGCTTGGATACAACAAGCTGCAATATCATTATTGATGGACTATGCAGAAGCAGTAAATTAGATATGGCTATGGACATTGTCGATGAAATGTGGAATGAAGGAAGTTTGGCTCTTGGCAGATTGGGTAGTTCGTTTTCAAGTTTAGCGAGTGATTCTTTCCTCAGCAAAAAATGTCTACCTGACCGAATCACTTACACAACTTTGATGAATGCATTGTGCAAAGAAGGAAGGTTTGAAGAAGCAAAGAAACGATTACTTGAGATGATAGCAAAAGATATTTCTCCTGATTCAGTTATATATGATACCTTTATTCACGGTTATTGCAAGCATGGCAAGACATCTTCAGCCATCAAGGTTCTGAGAGACATGGAAAAGAAAGGTTTCAACCCAAGCACAAGGTCATACAACTTGTTGATTTGGGGATTTCAAGAAAAACACATGTCGGATGAAATCCTTGAATTGATGAGTGAAATGAAGGAGAAGGGGATCTCTTCTAACGTCATGACCTACAATAGCTTGATAAAATCCTTTTGTGAACAAGGAATGGTGAACAAAGCAATGCCTTTGTTAGATGAAATGTTGCAGAATGAAATAGTTCCTAATGTAACTTCTTTTGGCTTGTTGATCAAGGCTTTTTGTAAGATTGCAGATTTCTCTGCAGCTCAGAGGGTATTTGATGTTGCTTTGAGTACATGTGGTCAGAAGGAAGTGCTCTATTGCCTAATGTGCGCCGAACTCTCCACTTATGCTAGGTGGATAGAAGCCAAGAACATTCTTGAAACAGCACTTGAAATGAGAATCTCCATCCAAAGTTTCCCATATAAGCAGATCATCGTGGGGCTCTGCGATGTTCGTGAGGCAGACCAAGCGCATAGTCTTCTCAAGTTGTTTATAGCTAAAGGATATTCATTTGATCCAGCCACATTCATGCCTGTCATAGATGTACTAAGTGAAACGGGAAAGAAGCAGGATGCTGATATACTGTCGGAAAAGATGATGGAAATGGCAGATGGTAATGTTGGTCATGCTACTGTTTCTGGTGTGGTTACTACTGGAAGCCGGAAGCATGAGCATGGCAAGTATGCTGAAAGTGATTGGCATTCCCTTCTGCACAG AGATGACAGTGCTCATACGGTTATGAAAATTACCAATAGAGTGAGAACAGGATGGGGCCAAAGAGGCAATATATACGAGCATAAAAGGCAGCAGGATGATGACATTTATGTACTTGAGAACAGTGGCTGA